One Bradyrhizobium sp. ISRA464 genomic window carries:
- a CDS encoding TetR/AcrR family transcriptional regulator, which produces MEREIDRRVARTRRTLHEALIRLIKRKGYDALTVQEIIDEADIGRATFYAHYRGKDDLLRGGFERLRGELKAARREARQRERDRPLTFSLAMFEHACVYRDVYRAMLGGQGSMIARNEIRRVLAELVKEDLSEVRNDVAVPRELMLQFVVDTFLTALTWCLEKRPKLAPSEINDMFRHLVTRGIGRAIVASGR; this is translated from the coding sequence ATGGAAAGAGAGATCGACCGGCGCGTCGCCCGCACCCGGCGAACGCTTCATGAGGCGCTGATCCGGCTGATCAAGCGCAAGGGCTACGATGCCCTTACGGTGCAGGAGATCATCGATGAGGCCGACATCGGCCGCGCAACTTTCTACGCCCACTACCGCGGCAAGGACGATCTGCTGCGCGGCGGCTTCGAGCGGCTTCGCGGCGAGCTGAAAGCCGCACGACGAGAGGCGCGACAGCGCGAGCGGGATCGGCCGCTGACATTCAGCCTCGCGATGTTCGAGCATGCCTGCGTCTACCGGGACGTTTATCGCGCCATGTTGGGAGGACAGGGCAGCATGATCGCTCGTAACGAAATCCGCCGTGTGCTCGCCGAGTTGGTCAAGGAAGACCTCTCCGAAGTCAGGAACGATGTTGCGGTCCCACGCGAACTCATGCTGCAATTCGTCGTGGATACCTTCCTCACCGCCCTGACCTGGTGCCTCGAGAAGCGGCCGAAACTGGCGCCTTCCGAGATCAACGACATGTTCCGTCATTTGGTGACCCGAGGCATCGGGCGGGCAATCGTCGCGAGCGGCCGTTGA
- a CDS encoding methyltransferase domain-containing protein, which yields MTQASFSEMYERWLVDPLFRPWAEAILAQVGLSPGDRILDVACGTGVVARVARERLGDAGHVVGVDVSPDMLAVARAVAPRIDWREGNATALSLRDGEQFEIVVCQQGLQFFPDKPAAAAQMRRALAKGGRLAIATWRSDDEIPFVRELRRVAERHVGAIVDQRHGFGDAAPLEVLLRDAGFREVRLRTMSRTVRSRMARPSCD from the coding sequence ATGACCCAGGCAAGCTTTTCGGAAATGTACGAGCGATGGCTCGTAGATCCTCTCTTCCGGCCGTGGGCCGAAGCGATCCTTGCACAGGTGGGGCTATCCCCAGGCGATCGCATCCTCGATGTTGCCTGTGGAACGGGAGTAGTGGCACGCGTAGCAAGAGAACGGCTCGGTGACGCCGGACACGTCGTCGGCGTCGATGTCAGTCCCGACATGCTTGCTGTTGCGCGCGCCGTGGCGCCCCGGATCGACTGGCGCGAAGGCAATGCCACTGCCTTGTCCCTGCGTGATGGGGAGCAGTTCGAGATTGTTGTGTGCCAGCAGGGATTGCAGTTCTTTCCCGATAAGCCGGCGGCGGCGGCGCAAATGCGGCGGGCCTTGGCGAAGGGCGGCAGGTTGGCGATCGCCACATGGCGGTCGGACGATGAAATCCCGTTCGTGCGGGAGCTGCGCCGCGTCGCGGAGCGACACGTGGGCGCCATCGTAGATCAGCGCCACGGCTTTGGAGATGCCGCGCCGCTTGAGGTGTTGCTGCGCGATGCCGGCTTCCGCGAGGTCCGGTTAAGGACGATGTCGCGCACGGTGCGTTCGAGGATGGCGCGCCCTTCCTGCGATTGA
- a CDS encoding EAL domain-containing protein: MSEGFASDVMGRTVLVVDDTPAMLRVAAEHLERDGFNVTVARDGEEALARAELVRPDLVLLDVMMPRIDGFETCRRLRGITGLEDIPVIFMTGLSDSANTVRAFAAGGVDYVTQPFQPEELLARVRTHLTLRAAQQTAKQAEQEAKEAHARLLDALEVIPEGLAVFDAEDRYVLWNKRYAELYAESGEIIKGMKFEETLRAGLARGQYPDAVGREEEWLAARLARHAEPRCAHEQHLPGDRWLRIEERRTADGGSVGIRIDITDLKLREESFRLLFEGNPIPMWVYDRESLRIVAVNNAAVDHYGYSREKFVSMSILDIRPREERNDVLAAVAVNESDKARQERSWRHLKADGTPIDVSIYSHKLRYEGRDAALIAAIDITQRKRAENELRETREFLDTVIENAPTPVIVKDAQSFKYILLNRAAERLLGVPRTRYIGKTAFEVYSKEEAESITGQDRAIVKSRRQQFFDEHWLDTPGNGRRNVKSTSFPVLSATGDPQYLLAVIEDVTERKEAQARIQHMTLHDPLTDLPNRTAFNEHLASAFEAAKASGKEFAVLFLDLDRFKEVNDVFGHHVGDALLCRVSERVSAAAEGAFLARLGGDEFVLIVTDGPEPSGAMALADRLLAASSGEFEIDGHRTFMGLSIGVAIYPADGADPGTLVANAEAALYRAKAEGRGRVRFFDAELDRQLREKRALHQDLHAAVSDGQLVLYYQPQAKIAGQVIGFEALVRWQHPTRGLVSPGVFIPLAEENGSILAIGNWVLREACREAASWKQPLRIAVNLSPAQFLHGDLPTLVYTTLLETGLAADRLELEITEGVLIGDHDRALAILRRLKTLGVHIAMDDFGTGYSSLSYLQSFPFDKIKIDQSFISNVECNGQSAAIIRGVIGLAKGLDLPVVVEGVETHEQLDFLSRQACDEVQGYLIGRPRPIADYAETIGRRAEVRHPAAALG; this comes from the coding sequence ATGAGTGAGGGCTTTGCCAGCGACGTCATGGGTCGGACGGTCCTTGTCGTCGATGACACACCTGCGATGCTGCGCGTTGCCGCGGAGCATCTGGAACGCGACGGCTTCAACGTCACAGTTGCTCGCGACGGCGAGGAGGCGCTGGCGCGGGCCGAGCTGGTACGGCCCGACCTTGTTCTGCTTGACGTCATGATGCCACGGATCGACGGCTTTGAAACCTGCCGGCGTCTCCGGGGAATCACAGGGCTCGAGGATATTCCGGTGATTTTCATGACCGGTCTGTCCGATAGCGCCAACACGGTCAGGGCCTTCGCTGCGGGCGGCGTCGACTATGTAACGCAGCCATTTCAGCCTGAGGAATTGCTCGCGCGCGTGAGGACCCATCTGACGCTGCGCGCAGCGCAACAGACTGCAAAACAGGCGGAGCAGGAGGCCAAGGAAGCCCACGCGCGCTTGCTGGATGCGTTGGAGGTAATCCCCGAGGGGCTCGCTGTGTTCGATGCCGAGGACAGATACGTTCTGTGGAACAAGCGGTACGCCGAGCTCTATGCCGAGAGCGGCGAGATAATCAAAGGCATGAAGTTCGAAGAGACGTTGCGTGCTGGGCTTGCCCGCGGCCAATATCCCGATGCGGTCGGCCGCGAAGAAGAATGGCTGGCGGCTCGTCTTGCCCGGCATGCCGAGCCCCGTTGCGCGCACGAGCAGCACCTTCCCGGAGATCGCTGGCTGCGCATCGAGGAGCGGCGGACGGCAGACGGCGGAAGCGTGGGTATCCGGATCGACATCACCGATTTGAAGCTCCGCGAGGAGTCTTTCAGGCTGCTGTTCGAGGGAAATCCAATCCCGATGTGGGTTTACGATCGTGAGAGCTTGAGAATCGTGGCCGTCAACAATGCGGCTGTCGATCACTATGGCTACAGCCGCGAGAAATTCGTTTCGATGTCGATCCTCGACATCAGGCCGCGAGAGGAGCGGAACGATGTGCTTGCGGCCGTCGCAGTGAACGAGTCGGATAAGGCAAGGCAAGAGCGGTCTTGGCGGCATCTCAAGGCCGATGGAACGCCGATCGACGTGTCCATTTATTCCCACAAGCTACGCTATGAGGGACGCGATGCAGCGCTGATTGCGGCCATTGATATCACCCAGCGCAAGCGGGCCGAGAATGAGTTGAGAGAAACCCGCGAATTTCTCGACACGGTCATCGAGAACGCGCCGACTCCCGTCATTGTGAAGGATGCGCAGAGCTTCAAATATATCCTGCTCAACCGCGCCGCCGAGCGGTTACTGGGCGTTCCGCGCACTCGCTATATCGGGAAGACAGCATTCGAGGTCTACTCCAAGGAAGAAGCCGAATCGATCACTGGGCAAGATCGGGCGATCGTGAAGTCGCGTCGCCAGCAGTTCTTCGATGAACATTGGCTCGATACCCCGGGGAACGGCAGGCGGAACGTCAAGTCAACCAGCTTCCCGGTGCTCAGTGCTACGGGCGACCCGCAGTACCTGCTAGCAGTTATCGAAGACGTGACGGAGCGTAAGGAAGCGCAGGCGCGTATCCAGCACATGACGCTCCACGATCCGTTGACGGACTTGCCCAACCGGACGGCATTCAACGAGCATCTGGCGTCGGCCTTCGAAGCGGCCAAGGCGTCGGGCAAGGAGTTTGCCGTTCTCTTCCTTGATCTCGATCGCTTCAAGGAGGTCAACGATGTCTTCGGGCATCACGTAGGCGATGCACTTTTGTGTCGAGTATCGGAACGAGTATCTGCAGCTGCGGAGGGAGCATTCCTGGCGCGCTTGGGCGGCGACGAGTTCGTCCTCATCGTTACGGACGGCCCGGAGCCTTCAGGCGCGATGGCCCTTGCCGATCGCCTCCTTGCGGCGAGCAGCGGCGAATTCGAAATCGACGGCCATCGGACGTTCATGGGGCTCAGCATCGGCGTTGCGATCTATCCGGCGGATGGAGCGGATCCCGGAACGCTCGTCGCGAATGCCGAGGCAGCGCTGTACCGCGCCAAGGCTGAAGGCCGCGGTAGGGTTCGCTTTTTCGACGCGGAATTGGACAGACAGCTGCGCGAGAAGCGCGCGCTGCACCAGGATCTGCACGCGGCTGTCTCCGACGGGCAGCTCGTCCTGTACTATCAGCCTCAAGCAAAGATCGCCGGCCAGGTCATCGGCTTCGAAGCCTTGGTGCGCTGGCAGCATCCCACTCGAGGACTTGTCTCGCCGGGCGTTTTCATACCGCTTGCCGAGGAGAATGGTTCGATCCTTGCGATCGGAAATTGGGTTCTGCGAGAGGCCTGTCGCGAAGCGGCTTCCTGGAAGCAACCATTGCGCATCGCCGTCAACCTTTCGCCTGCACAGTTCCTGCATGGAGACCTTCCGACCCTGGTGTACACCACGCTGCTGGAGACGGGCCTCGCCGCCGACCGGTTGGAGCTGGAGATCACCGAGGGTGTCCTGATCGGGGACCATGATCGCGCGCTTGCTATTCTGCGGCGCCTCAAAACGCTCGGCGTCCATATTGCAATGGACGATTTCGGAACCGGTTATTCATCCCTGTCGTATCTGCAATCGTTTCCGTTCGATAAGATCAAAATCGACCAGTCGTTCATTTCGAATGTCGAGTGTAACGGCCAGTCCGCGGCGATCATCCGCGGTGTGATCGGGTTGGCCAAGGGGCTTGATCTCCCTGTGGTCGTGGAAGGCGTCGAAACCCATGAACAGCTCGACTTCCTGTCGCGCCAGGCCTGCGATGAGGTTCAGGGCTATCTCATTGGCCGCCCGCGCCCGATAGCGGACTATGCGGAGACGATCGGTCGCCGCGCCGAGGTCAGGCACCCGGCGGCCGCTTTGGGTTGA
- a CDS encoding response regulator, with the protein MDRAGAFSADDVAENRSVLASMLGGVGFEVREATNGLQALEQASSTRPDLIVTDVMMPVMDGLEAIRAMRRLDVLKATPIIAVSASVGTDDQAKSLAAGANAFLSKPVNQEHLFREVGTLLELGWIYRQGAGGDTGEPIVAPPDAELQRLYEVAKTGNMRVIRELADDLAADNATFGAFAARLRELADAYDSKALVAFVESHLEGKRGVAA; encoded by the coding sequence ATGGACCGCGCCGGAGCATTCTCCGCGGATGACGTTGCGGAGAATCGCTCGGTGTTGGCGAGCATGCTCGGTGGCGTTGGCTTTGAGGTTCGTGAGGCCACTAACGGTCTGCAGGCGCTGGAGCAGGCCAGCTCGACGCGTCCCGATCTTATCGTGACGGACGTCATGATGCCCGTCATGGATGGGCTCGAAGCGATACGTGCGATGCGCCGGCTGGATGTCCTGAAGGCAACCCCAATTATCGCGGTGTCGGCCAGCGTCGGTACAGATGATCAGGCGAAGAGTCTGGCGGCAGGTGCGAACGCATTCCTGAGCAAGCCGGTCAACCAGGAGCATCTGTTCCGGGAAGTCGGCACGCTGCTCGAACTGGGCTGGATCTATCGACAGGGCGCCGGCGGGGACACCGGCGAACCGATTGTCGCGCCGCCCGATGCAGAACTGCAGCGCCTTTACGAGGTGGCGAAGACTGGGAACATGCGCGTGATCAGGGAATTGGCGGACGATCTTGCGGCTGACAACGCGACATTCGGCGCCTTCGCCGCTCGGCTCCGAGAGCTTGCTGATGCCTACGACTCCAAGGCGCTGGTTGCCTTCGTTGAGAGCCATCTTGAGGGAAAGCGGGGAGTTGCCGCATGA
- a CDS encoding ATP-binding protein, with translation MASAFTVIEPLVIDGRTWTIRFSTLPTFDAGIDVQKPRLILSAGLLVSLLFSVAVWSLWVNRAKARELADANGQLSQSKDAAEAANRAKSLFLANMSHELRTPLNAVLGYAQLLKRDRSLSKWQASAIDTVQRSGEHLLTLISDILDVSKIEAGKLDIVPGPVELPAFLTGVADIIRVRADEKGIGFVFERSSDIPRWVQADEKRLRQVLLNLLGNAIKFTDRGQVTFRASRVANSSDEVRLRFEVQDTGVGIAGDKHAVVFKPFEQVCDPHRRSGGTGLGLSISRELLRLMGSEIEFESTPDVGSRFWFEVSLPALEIGLSADRPKEAVTAYHGPRRSILRG, from the coding sequence ATGGCGTCTGCGTTCACCGTGATCGAGCCGCTGGTGATAGACGGACGCACCTGGACGATACGCTTCAGTACATTGCCGACATTCGATGCCGGAATTGACGTGCAGAAGCCCCGGCTCATTCTGTCAGCCGGCCTCCTCGTCAGCTTGCTGTTTTCTGTTGCGGTTTGGTCCCTGTGGGTCAACCGTGCGAAAGCGCGCGAACTGGCCGATGCCAATGGGCAGCTAAGCCAGTCGAAGGACGCGGCCGAAGCTGCAAATCGCGCCAAGTCGCTGTTTCTTGCAAATATGAGCCATGAGCTGCGTACACCGTTGAATGCAGTGCTCGGCTATGCGCAGCTGTTGAAGCGGGATAGAAGCTTGAGCAAATGGCAAGCCAGCGCAATCGATACCGTTCAGCGCAGCGGCGAGCACCTCTTGACGCTGATCAGCGATATTCTCGACGTGTCCAAGATCGAGGCCGGCAAGCTCGACATTGTTCCCGGGCCGGTCGAGCTGCCAGCTTTCCTCACCGGCGTCGCTGACATTATCCGCGTCCGTGCGGACGAAAAGGGGATCGGATTCGTTTTCGAGCGGTCGTCGGATATCCCGCGCTGGGTGCAGGCCGATGAGAAGCGGCTGCGGCAAGTGCTTCTCAACCTGCTCGGCAACGCGATCAAGTTCACCGATCGTGGTCAGGTGACCTTTCGCGCAAGCCGAGTCGCAAATTCAAGTGATGAGGTGCGACTCCGCTTTGAGGTGCAGGACACCGGGGTCGGCATTGCCGGTGACAAGCATGCCGTCGTCTTCAAGCCGTTCGAACAGGTTTGTGATCCGCACCGCCGGTCCGGTGGAACGGGTTTGGGTTTGAGTATCAGCCGAGAATTGCTGCGGTTGATGGGAAGCGAGATCGAGTTCGAAAGCACGCCGGACGTGGGAAGCCGGTTCTGGTTCGAAGTATCGCTGCCCGCACTCGAAATTGGTCTATCTGCAGACCGGCCCAAAGAGGCGGTTACGGCGTACCATGGACCGCGCCGGAGCATTCTCCGCGGATGA
- a CDS encoding DUF2945 domain-containing protein, giving the protein MAMKFKVGDHVSWNSEAGRVSGTIIAVHTSDFDYKGHTHRASEADPQYEIKSDKTDHIAAHKGSALHLA; this is encoded by the coding sequence ATGGCCATGAAATTCAAGGTCGGCGATCATGTGAGCTGGAATTCCGAGGCCGGTCGGGTCTCGGGCACCATCATCGCCGTGCACACCAGCGACTTCGACTACAAGGGGCATACGCACCGTGCCTCGGAGGCCGATCCGCAATACGAGATCAAGAGCGACAAGACCGATCATATCGCGGCCCACAAGGGCAGCGCCCTCCATCTGGCGTAG
- a CDS encoding DUF488 domain-containing protein, with product MTLPFFTIGHSTRSLEDFIALLAGAGIDRVVDIRTVPRSRTNPQFNKDALPEPLAAAGISYEHVADLGGLRGKARSLPSAVNGFWTNDSFHNYADYALSAQFHLGLQHLRDEGHRQRCVIMCSEAVWWRCHRRIVADHLIASGETVFHIMGQGRLEPARLTEGAVVQGDGTVVYPAAERPDT from the coding sequence GTGACGCTTCCGTTCTTCACGATCGGCCATTCCACCCGGAGCCTCGAGGATTTCATCGCGCTTCTCGCCGGAGCCGGGATCGACCGCGTCGTCGACATCAGAACGGTGCCGCGGTCGCGAACCAATCCGCAGTTCAACAAGGATGCGCTGCCCGAACCGCTGGCGGCGGCCGGCATTTCGTATGAGCATGTCGCCGATCTCGGCGGGCTTCGCGGCAAGGCACGAAGCCTGCCGTCTGCCGTCAACGGCTTCTGGACCAACGACAGCTTTCACAACTACGCCGACTATGCGTTGTCGGCGCAGTTTCACTTAGGTCTGCAACATCTGCGCGACGAGGGTCACCGGCAGCGCTGCGTGATCATGTGCTCGGAAGCGGTGTGGTGGCGTTGCCACCGTCGCATCGTCGCCGATCATCTCATCGCGTCCGGCGAGACTGTCTTCCACATCATGGGGCAGGGCCGGCTGGAGCCGGCCCGCCTCACCGAAGGCGCCGTCGTGCAGGGAGATGGGACGGTGGTCTATCCGGCTGCGGAGCGACCGGATACGTGA
- a CDS encoding serine hydrolase domain-containing protein → MRRFIMAAAAVLAAGVTHAAPLPEAKPDEVGFSQKGLARLDDFFAREIAAKRVPGAVVAIARDGKLVHYKAYGQLDAANGTPMPIDAVFALASMTKPMTAVAGLTLMEQGRLPLQAKLTEYYPAFGEMKVGVPQPDGSLKMEPQASPIHIHDLYRRTSGLMYGGRPDSSSPLVRLYPDGTAPALEGDTQAFIERITKLPLAHQPSTAFEYGFSIDVLGAVVEKVSGQRLGDYLAANVWGPLGMKDATFHPSEAQRARLAHPFANDPLTGMLQAIKLLDAQTKFDCGGACSFATVGDYLRFGQMLLNGGELDGKRILSPKTVHHMTSNHLGPEIKNNVANVELHRGGFGFGLGVAVRTSEGLSSVPGNPGEFTWNGAYGTQFFCDPKERLVVVVGTAAPGQLRKYYRENV, encoded by the coding sequence ATGAGACGTTTCATCATGGCTGCCGCGGCTGTGCTCGCCGCCGGCGTGACTCACGCAGCCCCGTTGCCCGAGGCGAAGCCCGATGAGGTCGGTTTTTCGCAGAAGGGCCTCGCGCGACTCGACGATTTCTTTGCGCGCGAGATCGCGGCGAAGCGAGTGCCGGGCGCCGTGGTGGCGATCGCGCGCGATGGCAAGCTCGTGCATTACAAGGCCTATGGCCAGCTCGACGCGGCGAACGGCACGCCGATGCCGATCGATGCGGTGTTCGCGCTGGCGTCGATGACCAAGCCGATGACGGCGGTCGCGGGTCTCACGCTGATGGAGCAGGGCCGCCTGCCGCTGCAGGCGAAGCTCACCGAATATTATCCGGCGTTCGGCGAGATGAAGGTGGGCGTGCCGCAGCCGGACGGCTCGTTGAAGATGGAGCCGCAGGCCTCACCGATCCACATTCACGATCTCTATCGCCGCACCTCGGGCTTGATGTATGGCGGGCGACCCGACAGTTCGAGCCCGCTGGTGCGGCTCTATCCCGACGGCACCGCGCCGGCGCTTGAGGGCGACACCCAGGCCTTCATCGAGCGCATCACCAAGCTGCCGCTGGCGCACCAGCCATCGACCGCGTTCGAATACGGCTTCTCGATCGACGTGCTCGGCGCGGTCGTCGAAAAGGTCTCCGGGCAGCGGCTCGGCGATTACCTCGCAGCCAATGTCTGGGGACCGCTCGGCATGAAGGACGCGACCTTCCATCCGTCGGAGGCGCAGCGCGCGCGTCTCGCACATCCGTTCGCCAACGATCCGCTCACCGGCATGCTGCAGGCGATCAAGCTGCTCGATGCACAAACCAAGTTCGACTGCGGCGGCGCCTGCTCGTTTGCGACCGTCGGCGACTATCTCCGCTTCGGACAGATGCTGCTCAACGGCGGCGAGCTCGACGGCAAGCGCATCCTGAGCCCGAAGACCGTGCATCACATGACGTCGAACCATCTCGGGCCCGAGATCAAGAACAATGTCGCCAATGTCGAGCTGCATCGCGGCGGTTTCGGCTTCGGCCTCGGCGTCGCGGTGCGGACCAGCGAGGGCCTGTCGTCGGTGCCCGGCAATCCCGGCGAGTTCACCTGGAACGGCGCCTACGGCACGCAATTCTTCTGTGACCCGAAGGAGCGCCTCGTCGTGGTGGTGGGAACGGCGGCCCCCGGCCAGCTCCGCAAATATTATCGCGAGAACGTCTAG
- a CDS encoding sorbosone dehydrogenase family protein has translation MSMSGIFARVVAGIGAVAVAWRRMQGEAPKPAWGSAPQIPAAKSQGAIPTLKMPTARGWDDGQKPTAAPGLEVNAFAAGLDHPRWINVLPNGDVLIAEATQIAGAPRTVFHYAMQATMRRAAALGVSANRITLLRDRDGDGIAEVRGAFMEGLSQPFGMALVGDTFYVGNTDGVVAFPYTAGADRITAQGRKLVTFKPAGHWTRSLLPSADGSKLYAGVGSLSNIAESGFEVEQGRAAIYELDLAAGTSRIYASGLRNPVGLAWEPTSNVLWTVVNERDGIGDETPPDYLTSVRDGGFYGWPYCYWGQTVDDRVPQDPAMVAKAIQPDYALGGHTASLGLCWMPKGTLPGFPDGMVIGQHGSWNRSTLSGYKVVFVPFEQGRPSGPARDILSGFLAPDEKVSYGRPVGVALGPDGSLLVADDVGNVIWRVTGA, from the coding sequence ATGAGCATGTCCGGAATTTTTGCGCGCGTCGTTGCGGGGATCGGCGCTGTGGCGGTGGCGTGGCGGCGGATGCAGGGCGAGGCGCCCAAGCCGGCCTGGGGCAGCGCGCCGCAGATTCCGGCGGCGAAGTCGCAAGGCGCGATTCCGACGCTCAAGATGCCGACGGCGCGGGGCTGGGACGACGGCCAAAAGCCGACCGCGGCGCCCGGGCTTGAGGTTAACGCATTCGCCGCCGGGCTCGACCACCCGCGCTGGATCAACGTGCTGCCCAATGGCGACGTGCTGATCGCGGAGGCGACGCAGATCGCGGGCGCCCCGCGTACCGTGTTTCACTATGCGATGCAGGCGACGATGCGGCGCGCCGCGGCGCTCGGCGTCAGCGCCAACCGCATCACGCTGCTGCGCGACCGTGACGGCGATGGCATCGCCGAAGTCCGCGGCGCCTTCATGGAGGGCTTGAGCCAGCCATTCGGCATGGCGCTGGTCGGCGACACCTTCTATGTCGGCAACACCGACGGCGTGGTCGCCTTCCCCTACACCGCAGGTGCGGACCGCATCACGGCACAGGGACGCAAGCTCGTCACCTTCAAGCCCGCCGGCCACTGGACCCGCAGCCTGTTGCCGAGCGCCGACGGCAGCAAGCTCTACGCCGGCGTCGGCTCGCTCAGCAACATCGCCGAAAGCGGCTTCGAAGTCGAGCAAGGCCGCGCCGCGATCTACGAGCTCGATCTCGCCGCCGGCACCAGCCGCATCTATGCGAGCGGCCTGCGCAATCCGGTGGGGCTCGCCTGGGAGCCGACCAGCAACGTGCTCTGGACCGTGGTCAACGAGCGCGACGGCATCGGCGACGAGACGCCGCCGGATTACCTGACCTCGGTGCGCGACGGCGGCTTCTACGGCTGGCCCTATTGCTACTGGGGGCAGACGGTCGACGACCGCGTGCCGCAGGATCCGGCGATGGTCGCCAAGGCGATCCAGCCGGATTACGCGCTCGGCGGCCACACCGCCTCGCTCGGCCTGTGCTGGATGCCCAAGGGTACGCTGCCGGGCTTTCCGGACGGCATGGTGATCGGCCAGCACGGTTCGTGGAATCGTTCGACGCTCTCCGGCTACAAGGTGGTGTTCGTGCCGTTCGAGCAGGGGCGTCCCTCGGGCCCTGCACGCGACATCCTGTCGGGCTTCCTCGCGCCCGACGAGAAGGTGTCCTACGGCCGTCCGGTCGGCGTCGCGCTCGGCCCGGACGGCTCGCTGCTGGTAGCCGACGATGTCGGCAACGTGATCTGGCGCGTGACGGGCGCGTAA
- a CDS encoding alpha/beta hydrolase, with protein sequence MSQVKYRSADVDGFKVFYREAGSPDTPKLLLLHGFPSAGHMFRDLIPLLSDRFHIVAPDLPGFGQSDMPPRDAFSYTFESIAGVIDRFTEVIGFDRFAVYVFDYGAPTGFRIAAKHPERITAIISQNGNAYEEGLSDGWNPIRAYWQDPSQANRDALRALLTPETTRWQYTHGVPNPETVSPDGQNLDNFYMARPGAHEVQLDLFGDYKSNVALYPAFQNYFRTHRPPFLAVWGKNDPFFLPPGAEAFKRDNPRAVVHFLDTGHFALETHAAEIAASIREVLPR encoded by the coding sequence ATGTCCCAGGTCAAATACCGCTCTGCCGATGTCGACGGCTTCAAGGTGTTCTATCGCGAGGCCGGATCGCCTGATACGCCGAAGCTGCTGCTGTTGCACGGCTTCCCGAGCGCCGGGCACATGTTCCGCGATCTGATCCCGCTGCTCTCCGACCGCTTCCACATCGTGGCGCCGGACCTGCCCGGCTTCGGCCAGTCGGACATGCCGCCGCGCGACGCCTTCAGCTACACTTTCGAGAGCATTGCCGGCGTGATCGACCGCTTCACCGAGGTGATCGGGTTCGACCGCTTCGCCGTCTATGTCTTCGACTATGGCGCACCGACCGGCTTCCGCATCGCCGCAAAACATCCGGAGCGGATCACGGCGATCATCTCGCAGAACGGCAACGCCTATGAGGAAGGCCTGAGCGACGGCTGGAATCCGATCCGCGCCTATTGGCAGGATCCGTCGCAGGCGAACCGCGATGCGCTGCGCGCGCTGCTGACGCCGGAAACGACGCGCTGGCAATACACGCATGGCGTCCCCAATCCGGAGACGGTGTCGCCGGACGGCCAGAACCTCGACAATTTCTACATGGCGCGCCCCGGCGCCCATGAGGTGCAGCTCGACCTGTTCGGCGACTACAAGAGCAACGTCGCGCTCTATCCGGCTTTCCAGAACTATTTCCGCACGCACCGGCCGCCATTCCTGGCGGTGTGGGGCAAGAACGATCCGTTCTTCCTGCCGCCGGGCGCCGAGGCGTTCAAGCGGGATAATCCGCGCGCGGTGGTCCACTTTCTCGACACCGGGCATTTCGCGCTGGAAACCCATGCCGCCGAGATCGCCGCGAGCATTCGCGAGGTCCTGCCGCGCTGA
- a CDS encoding TMEM175 family protein, whose product MEEKRPSADRLGAFSDAVIAVIITVMVLELKAPEGSAFADLLPLWPTAISYAASYLFIAVIWVNHHHLLHLVRQSTPRLIWLNFVHLFAVSLLPFATAWVARSHMAAAPVVVYAVIFLVIDLAYLAFERAVLAQADQSVISERVRRWTQVRTLLAVLVFAAGAAIAPFMPLLGFATVCCALLLYLRPEAISGFARQIKS is encoded by the coding sequence ATGGAGGAGAAACGTCCGTCGGCGGATCGGCTTGGCGCGTTTTCCGATGCGGTGATCGCGGTGATCATCACCGTGATGGTGCTGGAGCTGAAGGCGCCGGAGGGCTCGGCGTTCGCCGACCTGCTCCCGTTGTGGCCGACCGCGATCAGCTACGCGGCGAGCTATCTGTTTATCGCGGTGATCTGGGTCAATCACCACCATCTGCTGCATCTGGTGCGGCAATCGACGCCGCGGCTGATCTGGCTGAACTTCGTCCACCTCTTCGCAGTCTCGCTGCTGCCCTTCGCAACCGCGTGGGTCGCGCGATCGCACATGGCCGCAGCGCCGGTGGTGGTCTATGCGGTGATCTTTCTCGTGATCGACCTCGCCTATCTTGCCTTCGAGCGCGCGGTGCTCGCGCAGGCGGACCAGAGCGTGATCTCCGAACGCGTTCGCAGATGGACACAGGTCCGCACGCTGCTCGCGGTACTGGTGTTCGCGGCAGGCGCCGCCATCGCTCCGTTCATGCCACTGCTGGGCTTTGCCACCGTGTGCTGCGCCCTGCTGCTGTATCTGCGGCCCGAAGCCATCAGCGGGTTTGCCCGGCAGATCAAATCCTAA